The following are encoded together in the Insulibacter thermoxylanivorax genome:
- a CDS encoding DUF5704 domain-containing protein, with amino-acid sequence MVIQSPSNGRSLASEVLNPNAYGVIRADSRGNERFDVLQGIPTSESLYANAFGLNYLLKYMFQEKTGKVTYSVPVQKKNRESGRFV; translated from the coding sequence GTGGTGATCCAATCACCGTCCAACGGTAGATCTCTTGCATCGGAGGTCCTTAATCCCAATGCTTACGGCGTTATTAGAGCCGACAGCAGAGGGAATGAAAGATTTGATGTATTGCAAGGCATTCCAACAAGCGAATCTTTATATGCAAACGCTTTTGGACTTAATTATTTACTCAAGTATATGTTCCAAGAGAAGACCGGCAAGGTAACGTATAGTGTGCCGGTTCAAAAAAAGAATCGAGAATCGGGAAGGTTCGTGTGA
- a CDS encoding ABC transporter ATP-binding protein produces the protein MKKQEPIIRFENVSKQYDDDTVVLKNINFALERGKFYTLLGPSGCGKTTILRIIAGFEKPTSGNVYIDGKRMNDVPANERQVNTVFQNYALFPHLNVFENVAFGLRVKKIKESEIRERVSEALKLVHLQGYENREIHEMSGGQMQRVAIARAIVNDPEIILLDEPLSALDLKLRTEMQYELRELQQRLGKTFVFVTHDQEEALAMSDEIFVMSEGVIQQSGTPVDIYDEPINRFVADFIGESNIVEGIMIEDYKVMFNGKVFDCVDGGMKPNEKVDVVIRPEDLEITSVDKGKLVVKVDTQLFRGVHYELSTYDKDGNEWLVHSLKKAEVGEEIGLYFEPEAIHVMRLNESEEDFDKRLEAYADGDGDDEDAD, from the coding sequence ATGAAGAAGCAAGAACCCATTATTCGCTTTGAGAATGTGTCCAAACAATATGACGATGACACCGTCGTGCTCAAAAATATTAACTTCGCGCTGGAGAGGGGCAAGTTCTATACGCTGCTTGGCCCGTCCGGCTGCGGGAAGACCACGATCCTGCGGATCATCGCCGGGTTTGAGAAACCAACCAGCGGGAACGTGTACATCGATGGCAAACGTATGAATGATGTGCCGGCTAATGAGCGACAAGTGAACACCGTCTTCCAGAACTACGCGCTGTTCCCCCATCTGAACGTGTTCGAGAACGTCGCCTTTGGACTTCGCGTGAAGAAGATCAAGGAGTCCGAGATTCGGGAGAGAGTCAGCGAAGCCTTGAAACTGGTTCATCTTCAGGGCTATGAGAACCGCGAGATCCACGAGATGTCCGGCGGTCAGATGCAGCGCGTGGCCATCGCACGGGCGATCGTTAACGACCCTGAGATCATCCTGTTGGACGAGCCTTTGTCTGCCCTGGACTTGAAACTGCGCACGGAGATGCAATACGAGCTGCGCGAACTGCAGCAGCGTCTGGGCAAAACCTTCGTCTTCGTCACCCACGACCAGGAAGAAGCGCTGGCGATGAGCGATGAGATCTTCGTCATGAGCGAAGGCGTCATCCAGCAATCCGGTACGCCCGTGGATATCTACGACGAACCGATCAATCGCTTCGTTGCAGACTTCATCGGCGAGTCGAATATTGTGGAAGGCATCATGATCGAAGATTACAAAGTCATGTTCAACGGTAAGGTGTTCGACTGTGTCGACGGCGGGATGAAGCCGAATGAGAAGGTCGATGTCGTCATCCGGCCGGAAGACTTAGAGATTACTTCCGTGGATAAGGGCAAACTAGTCGTTAAAGTGGATACCCAGCTGTTCCGCGGTGTTCATTACGAGCTGTCGACCTACGACAAGGACGGCAATGAATGGCTGGTTCACTCGCTGAAGAAAGCCGAAGTAGGAGAAGAGATCGGACTGTACTTCGAACCGGAAGCCATTCATGTCATGCGTCTGAATGAATCGGAAGAGGACTTTGACAAGCGATTGGAAGCCTACGCCGATGGGGATGGAGATGACGAAGATGCAGATTAG
- a CDS encoding ABC transporter permease, with the protein MQIRAKSSLFLYVLWIVVFVVAPILLVLYYSMLDLNGEFTLSNYVNFFSASYMKMTLTSFWYAILITFFTLLFAYPTAYLLTKTKHKQLWLMLIIVPSWINLLLKTYAFIGIFGLYGPINAFLQVFGFEPKQILFTDFSFIFVAVYIFIPFMVLPIFNSLDKLDKTLIYAARDLGASGWTTFRRVILPLTMDGVKSGIQVTFIPALSLFMITRLIAGNKVITLGTAIEQQFLVAQNWGMGSTIAVFLIVIMVASMLFTGNRTRGGRVR; encoded by the coding sequence ATGCAGATTAGAGCCAAAAGTTCCTTATTCCTGTATGTACTGTGGATCGTCGTCTTCGTCGTTGCCCCGATTCTGCTGGTCCTCTACTATTCCATGCTGGACCTGAACGGGGAATTTACCCTGTCGAACTACGTGAATTTCTTCTCTGCTTCGTACATGAAGATGACGCTGACAAGCTTCTGGTATGCGATCCTGATCACGTTCTTCACGCTGCTGTTCGCATACCCGACCGCCTATCTTCTAACGAAGACGAAGCACAAGCAGCTTTGGCTCATGTTGATCATCGTGCCGTCTTGGATCAACCTGCTGCTTAAGACATACGCCTTCATCGGCATCTTCGGCTTGTACGGACCGATCAACGCCTTTCTGCAAGTGTTCGGCTTCGAACCGAAGCAGATTCTGTTTACGGACTTCAGCTTCATATTCGTAGCTGTCTATATCTTCATCCCATTCATGGTCTTGCCGATCTTCAACTCGCTGGACAAGCTGGACAAGACCTTGATCTATGCAGCCCGCGATCTGGGCGCATCCGGCTGGACGACCTTCCGCCGCGTCATCCTGCCCTTGACGATGGACGGGGTAAAATCCGGTATCCAAGTCACCTTCATCCCGGCGTTGTCGCTCTTCATGATCACGCGGCTGATCGCCGGCAACAAGGTGATCACGCTCGGTACAGCGATCGAACAGCAATTCCTTGTGGCTCAGAACTGGGGCATGGGGTCGACGATCGCCGTCTTCCTGATCGTGATCATGGTGGCCAGCATGTTGTTTACTGGCAATAGAACAAGAGGAGGTCGCGTACGATGA
- a CDS encoding YecA family protein — MGDKLQALEVRLKELTREMNREYAFQSKVLTSLPDILSLYTKKELYHLATAYEIAGRSKMNKEELVRAVAAACCEPGNMKRNLLRLDKEQWAFFMRVLRAERLVDDEIHPRDYMEASLYGLIFNFYHEGEVTYIVPAEIKDAVSRIDLDQLKRIHDRYQLVIQYVKALVNLYGAYLPDQLIEIFNSQNEEPLTEEELFSILDLYLQANQKFDMLGPYIVDVYYTSGEPKEQEKFHELLERAEGKPYYVPERDELLKYASNDYFEMTPQLEALKAYVLKHLHGDEQMVDALIDDVQFHCWMEAPLQEIFWEFERRRIYFDSEKQIREIVPLIIDVYNHTRLRSNRGYTPNELSKITGRNTLYNSSIPIEVEHQGKVVPFRRSGSKIGRNDPCPCGSGKKYKKCCGK; from the coding sequence ATGGGAGACAAGCTTCAAGCCTTGGAAGTCAGACTGAAAGAACTGACTCGTGAGATGAATCGTGAATATGCATTTCAAAGCAAGGTCCTCACTTCGCTGCCGGACATCTTATCGCTGTATACGAAGAAGGAATTGTATCATCTTGCAACTGCCTATGAGATTGCCGGTCGCTCGAAGATGAATAAAGAGGAACTGGTTCGGGCAGTTGCGGCTGCCTGCTGCGAGCCCGGCAATATGAAACGAAATCTATTGAGACTCGATAAAGAACAATGGGCGTTCTTCATGCGGGTTCTTCGGGCTGAGCGCCTGGTGGACGATGAAATTCACCCTAGGGATTACATGGAAGCGAGTTTGTATGGATTGATCTTCAATTTCTATCATGAGGGCGAAGTAACCTACATCGTTCCTGCTGAGATCAAAGATGCCGTCAGCCGCATTGATCTGGACCAATTGAAGCGCATCCATGATCGGTATCAGCTGGTCATTCAGTATGTGAAAGCTCTGGTTAACTTATATGGAGCCTATCTGCCGGACCAATTAATTGAGATCTTCAACAGCCAGAATGAGGAGCCGCTGACGGAAGAGGAATTGTTCAGCATTCTTGACTTGTACCTGCAGGCGAACCAGAAATTTGACATGCTCGGGCCTTATATCGTGGATGTGTATTATACTTCCGGAGAACCCAAGGAACAAGAGAAGTTTCACGAACTGCTGGAGCGTGCGGAGGGCAAGCCTTACTATGTACCGGAACGGGACGAGCTGTTAAAGTATGCAAGCAATGACTACTTTGAGATGACGCCGCAGCTGGAGGCGCTCAAAGCGTATGTCTTGAAGCACCTTCACGGCGATGAGCAGATGGTGGATGCGCTCATCGATGATGTTCAATTTCATTGTTGGATGGAGGCGCCGCTGCAAGAGATCTTCTGGGAGTTTGAACGGCGGAGGATTTATTTTGACAGTGAGAAGCAGATTCGTGAGATCGTACCTCTGATCATCGACGTCTACAACCATACCCGTCTGAGATCCAACCGCGGCTACACACCGAATGAACTGAGCAAGATCACTGGACGGAATACGCTGTATAACAGCAGCATACCCATAGAGGTCGAGCATCAGGGCAAGGTGGTGCCCTTTAGACGAAGCGGAAGCAAAATCGGCCGCAATGACCCTTGTCCCTGCGGCAGCGGTAAGAAGTATAAGAAGTGCTGTGGAAAATAG
- a CDS encoding DUF4236 domain-containing protein: MQQEFRNFLQEQQKLHELHRAMREVELYESYIRMLRTVHLESDLPVDWTSVLDRPAPFEPDPDGKGPREAQAEQALAGYQPNLWDRLFSRVRKKREALQRTLETARTEERAEYREWQKQRELAARILAEDRSAYEEAIEKLQPFADLAELGSDFAFHMAVREDKKIAVVEFIVQSRKVIPQEIKSLTKTGRLSISKMPVTRYYSLEQDYVCSTIFRIARDLFALLPLTEVLIHARDYQLNEAVGRTELATIVSVRIDRGVLNSLNLAKIDPSEAMVNFEHRMSFLKTKGFRPVEQLEP; encoded by the coding sequence ATGCAGCAAGAGTTCCGGAATTTCCTGCAGGAACAGCAGAAACTGCATGAACTGCACCGGGCGATGCGTGAAGTCGAACTCTACGAATCCTATATTCGCATGCTGCGAACCGTTCACCTCGAGTCAGATCTGCCCGTCGACTGGACCTCAGTACTTGATCGTCCCGCACCTTTCGAACCAGATCCAGACGGCAAAGGTCCGCGCGAAGCCCAAGCTGAACAAGCGTTAGCGGGCTATCAGCCCAATCTGTGGGATCGGCTGTTCAGCAGAGTCAGGAAGAAGCGGGAAGCTCTGCAGCGTACTCTCGAAACGGCCAGAACAGAGGAACGGGCGGAGTACCGAGAATGGCAGAAACAGCGGGAGCTGGCGGCGAGGATCTTGGCTGAAGATCGATCAGCTTATGAAGAAGCCATAGAGAAACTGCAGCCCTTCGCCGACTTGGCAGAACTCGGAAGTGATTTTGCCTTTCACATGGCGGTCCGGGAGGACAAGAAGATCGCCGTCGTCGAGTTCATCGTGCAATCCAGGAAGGTGATCCCTCAGGAGATCAAGTCACTGACCAAAACCGGCCGATTATCCATCAGCAAGATGCCCGTAACCCGCTATTACAGCCTCGAGCAAGACTATGTATGCAGCACGATCTTTCGGATCGCCCGCGACCTCTTCGCCCTGCTGCCGCTCACAGAAGTTCTGATCCATGCCCGCGACTACCAGCTGAACGAAGCGGTGGGGAGGACGGAACTTGCGACGATCGTCTCCGTACGGATCGACCGCGGCGTGTTAAACTCCTTAAACTTAGCGAAGATCGATCCCTCCGAGGCGATGGTGAATTTTGAGCATCGGATGAGTTTTCTTAAGACGAAAGGTTTCCGTCCCGTTGAGCAGTTGGAACCCTAA
- a CDS encoding tetratricopeptide repeat protein has translation MPPIVKALLPVVVVVAVVIIAFRLHVLLGIGLIAGIIGWSVYANRAIIYATRANMAFSRGEEQAALELMEKAHKTKRALPQHMTGYAFLLNRLGQPERAEELLQDLLKKNLPDDIRILAAVHLATSNWLQGRKDEATELLEALYPEFKNTQLYGTLGYYKLLRGDDLEETLKFNQEAYEYNSDDLTIIDNMAQNYYFLGRYEEAREMYDKLMEKQPKSADSYYFYAQTLKALGRLDEAREMIAEAKGRKLALVTPLTDEDIHKLAEELGAEAVANE, from the coding sequence ATGCCGCCTATTGTCAAAGCTTTGCTGCCCGTTGTTGTTGTCGTCGCAGTGGTCATCATCGCTTTTAGATTACATGTCCTGCTTGGGATAGGGCTGATCGCCGGGATCATCGGCTGGTCGGTCTATGCGAACCGGGCGATTATCTATGCTACCCGAGCGAATATGGCCTTCTCACGCGGTGAAGAGCAGGCTGCGCTGGAGCTGATGGAGAAGGCGCATAAGACTAAGCGTGCTCTGCCGCAGCATATGACGGGATATGCATTCCTGTTGAACCGGTTGGGGCAGCCGGAACGCGCCGAGGAGCTGCTGCAGGATCTGCTTAAGAAGAACCTGCCAGACGACATCCGGATCCTCGCTGCCGTACACTTAGCCACCTCTAACTGGCTGCAGGGGCGCAAGGACGAAGCGACCGAGCTCTTAGAAGCGCTGTATCCGGAGTTCAAGAACACGCAGTTGTACGGCACATTGGGTTATTACAAACTGCTGCGCGGGGATGACCTGGAGGAGACGCTGAAGTTTAACCAGGAAGCCTACGAATACAACAGCGATGATCTGACGATTATCGATAACATGGCGCAGAATTATTATTTCCTGGGACGATATGAAGAGGCGCGGGAGATGTATGACAAGCTGATGGAGAAACAGCCGAAGAGTGCCGATTCTTATTATTTCTACGCTCAGACGCTGAAGGCTCTGGGCAGACTGGATGAAGCCCGCGAGATGATCGCTGAGGCGAAGGGTCGCAAGCTGGCGCTGGTTACCCCGCTCACGGATGAAGACATTCATAAGCTAGCGGAAGAACTGGGTGCTGAAGCTGTTGCGAATGAATGA
- a CDS encoding IS3 family transposase, producing the protein MCKVLEVSRSGYYKWRSAEPSETERKRKEIKERIVYHFYDNEQRYGSPKITQKLLSEGYSIVERTVSKYMQELNLRSCVSTSTHTGK; encoded by the coding sequence ATGTGCAAGGTTCTTGAAGTATCCCGGAGCGGTTATTATAAATGGCGGTCGGCAGAACCAAGTGAAACAGAACGAAAACGCAAGGAAATCAAGGAACGAATCGTCTATCACTTTTATGACAATGAGCAGCGATACGGAAGTCCGAAGATCACCCAGAAGCTCCTTTCAGAAGGATACAGCATTGTGGAACGCACGGTCAGCAAATACATGCAGGAGTTAAATCTTCGTTCTTGTGTATCAACATCTACCCATACAGGTAAATAA
- a CDS encoding copper amine oxidase N-terminal domain-containing protein, with protein sequence MKRIVLVLVALAVMFMIVPVYAAEMKPINIVINGEIFVSPEGEPAPYANKDQRTLIPIRFFAEKLGVPNDEEHIKWDQASQTATITDGTNIVEIPMGSKEIRVNGEKVLMDTVAEVKNQRIFIPARYLAEGLGANVYWDQEDQTAVFMTQEYIDNHRVKKTKRAMDIDDPYLALEYYDLLSEKYRNIRSFGDSQTFLKRMKEARALANKIKIDVDKENGTASITLPKYDKDDFYIILDTVTDGKQYLDAGTYSVAFKDAMEGRKLFYIDISDRNYGAAVLYGLYGMIIDDEFMAIEGTKGFDMFVSLN encoded by the coding sequence ATGAAAAGAATCGTATTAGTGTTAGTTGCATTAGCTGTGATGTTTATGATTGTTCCTGTTTATGCAGCTGAGATGAAGCCGATTAATATTGTCATTAACGGTGAAATCTTTGTTAGTCCCGAAGGGGAACCGGCGCCTTATGCTAACAAAGATCAGCGAACACTGATTCCGATTCGTTTCTTTGCCGAGAAGCTGGGAGTACCAAATGATGAAGAACACATTAAGTGGGATCAAGCAAGTCAAACAGCAACGATTACAGACGGCACTAATATTGTAGAGATCCCAATGGGTTCGAAAGAGATTAGGGTTAATGGTGAAAAAGTATTGATGGATACAGTCGCTGAGGTTAAGAATCAGCGTATCTTTATCCCTGCCCGTTACTTAGCAGAAGGGTTAGGGGCGAATGTTTACTGGGATCAGGAAGATCAGACGGCAGTCTTTATGACGCAAGAATATATAGACAATCATAGAGTAAAGAAAACTAAGCGAGCCATGGATATTGATGATCCTTATCTAGCATTAGAGTATTATGATTTACTTTCAGAAAAATATAGAAATATCCGTTCTTTCGGTGATAGCCAGACTTTCTTAAAGCGCATGAAGGAAGCTAGAGCTTTAGCAAATAAAATCAAGATTGATGTTGATAAGGAGAATGGTACTGCCTCTATTACACTTCCTAAGTACGATAAAGACGACTTCTACATTATCCTAGATACGGTTACGGATGGTAAGCAGTATTTAGATGCAGGTACGTATTCTGTAGCATTTAAAGATGCAATGGAAGGACGTAAGTTATTCTATATCGATATTTCCGACAGGAATTATGGTGCAGCTGTTTTGTACGGCTTGTATGGAATGATCATTGATGATGAATTTATGGCTATTGAGGGCACAAAGGGATTTGATATGTTCGTGTCTCTTAATTAA
- a CDS encoding arsenic transporter codes for MGLAACLIFIVTLVLVIWQPRNLNVGWSASAGAVLSLLLGVVSWSDVLAVIDIVWNATFALIALIIISLVLDEIGFFEWAALHMARLSRGNARHLFVWIILLGAVMSALFANDGAILIITPIVLSMMRQINMTGRWILPFVMASGFIADTASLPFVISNLVNILSADFFAVGFVEYASRMLVPTIVSVAASLAVLYLVYRRTLPKSYEPDHLPFPQEAIRDPRIFRMSWIVLGGLLAAYFASEPLGIPISFLAGAAALLLLLMARRSPAVDVPGLLRSAPWNVVVFSAGMYIVVYGLHNAGYTDLLASLVQKLAESGLFAATMGMGFIAGILSSVMNNLPTVVFDALAIQSTETEGLLRDSLIYANVIGSDLGPKMTPIGSLATLLWLHVLSRRRVKISWGYYFRIGVLLTVPTLFATLAGLWLWLSVVDALEWTVWQAAAVSLLLTAVLGLGAVLMVLWTKRRRIKASEQMDLGQHSSA; via the coding sequence ATGGGTTTAGCTGCATGTCTGATCTTCATCGTCACATTGGTCCTGGTGATCTGGCAGCCGAGGAACTTGAATGTAGGCTGGTCCGCCAGTGCCGGGGCTGTGCTGTCTCTTCTGCTTGGCGTTGTCAGCTGGTCAGATGTCCTCGCTGTGATCGATATCGTATGGAATGCTACATTTGCCTTGATTGCACTGATCATCATCTCCCTAGTCCTCGATGAGATCGGCTTCTTCGAATGGGCCGCTTTGCATATGGCCCGCCTCTCTCGGGGCAATGCCAGGCATTTGTTTGTCTGGATCATCCTGCTCGGGGCGGTGATGTCTGCGTTGTTCGCCAATGACGGCGCGATCCTCATCATCACGCCGATTGTGCTGTCGATGATGAGACAGATCAATATGACAGGGAGATGGATCCTCCCCTTTGTGATGGCCAGCGGATTCATCGCAGATACCGCTTCGCTGCCCTTTGTGATCAGCAATCTGGTAAATATACTGTCAGCGGATTTCTTCGCCGTTGGTTTCGTGGAGTATGCCAGCCGGATGCTCGTGCCGACCATAGTATCCGTCGCCGCCAGCCTTGCTGTGCTGTACCTGGTCTATCGCCGGACGCTGCCCAAGTCCTATGAGCCGGATCATTTGCCGTTCCCGCAAGAAGCCATCCGAGATCCGCGCATCTTCCGGATGTCATGGATCGTCTTGGGCGGATTGCTTGCTGCTTATTTCGCGAGCGAACCCCTTGGGATCCCAATCAGTTTCCTCGCTGGGGCGGCAGCCCTCCTCTTGTTGCTTATGGCAAGGCGAAGTCCAGCAGTGGATGTGCCGGGACTCCTAAGATCGGCACCCTGGAATGTCGTCGTCTTCTCAGCGGGGATGTACATCGTCGTCTATGGTCTGCACAATGCGGGGTATACGGACTTGCTTGCATCACTCGTGCAGAAGCTGGCGGAAAGCGGCTTGTTCGCAGCAACCATGGGCATGGGCTTCATCGCCGGCATCCTGTCCTCGGTGATGAACAACCTGCCGACGGTGGTCTTCGATGCCCTTGCGATCCAGAGCACGGAGACGGAGGGCCTGCTGCGGGACTCGCTGATCTACGCGAATGTCATCGGCTCTGACCTTGGTCCGAAGATGACACCGATCGGCAGTTTGGCCACCTTATTATGGCTGCATGTGCTTTCGCGAAGAAGGGTGAAGATCAGCTGGGGGTATTATTTTCGCATAGGAGTCTTGCTTACGGTGCCCACATTGTTCGCAACATTGGCAGGGCTTTGGTTATGGCTGTCTGTCGTCGACGCCCTTGAATGGACCGTATGGCAAGCTGCCGCGGTCAGTCTGCTGCTGACAGCGGTCTTAGGCTTAGGAGCAGTGCTTATGGTCTTATGGACCAAGAGAAGGAGAATCAAAGCATCCGAGCAGATGGATCTTGGCCAGCATTCCTCCGCTTAG
- a CDS encoding helix-turn-helix domain-containing protein encodes MQIGAKIRSLRLHKGLTQEELGERTNLSKGYISQLERDLNSPSIETLFTLLEVLGTTPKEFFDDEGEPPKIVYTPEDQTSYIDEEKRYDIRWLIPTSNEKEMEPVLITFEKNGEFKSFEPSLAETFIYVLEGKIRLQLGDEQYIADEGNAVYYDAKLSHQVSNANDGPSKILLVATHSYL; translated from the coding sequence ATGCAGATTGGAGCCAAGATCAGATCCTTGCGGCTGCATAAGGGTCTGACGCAGGAAGAACTCGGCGAGCGGACCAATCTGAGCAAAGGCTATATCTCGCAACTGGAGCGCGATCTGAACTCCCCTTCCATCGAAACGCTGTTCACCTTGTTGGAAGTGCTCGGCACGACACCGAAGGAATTTTTCGATGACGAAGGCGAGCCGCCGAAGATCGTATATACGCCTGAAGATCAAACATCCTATATCGATGAGGAGAAGCGTTACGATATTCGCTGGCTCATTCCCACTTCCAACGAGAAAGAAATGGAGCCCGTGCTCATCACGTTCGAGAAGAATGGGGAGTTCAAAAGTTTCGAACCATCACTGGCCGAGACATTCATCTATGTGTTAGAGGGCAAGATCCGCCTTCAGTTAGGGGATGAACAATACATCGCAGATGAAGGCAATGCCGTCTACTACGATGCGAAATTATCCCATCAAGTATCCAACGCTAATGATGGTCCGTCGAAAATCTTGTTAGTGGCAACTCATTCATACTTGTAG
- a CDS encoding ABC transporter substrate-binding protein, with translation MKSLIQSAIAVIVVCALLFYTAETLESTGSAGGAGVITVYNWGEYIDPDLIKQFTEETGIKVIYETFDSNEAMLVKIQQGGSNYDVAVPSEYMVEIMKEYDLLIPLDHEKLPNLANIDPYFLDQPFDPGNEYSVPYFWGTVGIVYNPNMIPEHLTFETWQDLWDPALRDKVFLVDGAREVMGMALNSLGYSLNTKDDAILRQATDRLIELAPNVKGVIGDEITPLMVNNEAAVALTFSGQAADMMWENEELEFSVPEEGSNLWFDNFVIPKTASNIDGAHAFINFMLDAEVSAQNTDYVGYSTPNAAAMELLDEEVVTDERFYPPEEIREHLEVYENLGLEWTGKYSEYFLKFKMAL, from the coding sequence ATGAAATCACTCATCCAATCCGCGATAGCCGTCATCGTCGTCTGCGCGCTCCTCTTCTATACGGCAGAAACATTGGAGTCGACGGGCAGCGCAGGCGGCGCCGGCGTCATCACCGTATATAACTGGGGAGAGTACATCGATCCCGATCTGATCAAACAGTTCACGGAAGAAACAGGAATCAAGGTGATCTATGAAACCTTCGACTCCAACGAAGCGATGCTCGTGAAGATCCAGCAAGGCGGCTCGAACTACGATGTAGCCGTACCTTCAGAATACATGGTCGAGATCATGAAGGAGTATGACCTGCTCATCCCGCTTGATCATGAGAAACTGCCGAATCTTGCGAACATCGATCCATACTTCCTGGATCAACCCTTCGATCCGGGCAACGAATATTCGGTACCGTATTTCTGGGGAACCGTCGGTATCGTCTACAACCCCAATATGATCCCGGAGCATCTCACGTTCGAGACATGGCAGGATCTGTGGGACCCCGCGCTGCGCGACAAAGTCTTCCTCGTAGACGGTGCGCGGGAAGTAATGGGGATGGCCCTGAACAGCCTCGGCTATTCGCTGAACACGAAGGACGATGCGATTCTGCGCCAAGCCACCGATCGTCTGATCGAACTGGCGCCTAACGTCAAAGGGGTCATCGGCGACGAGATCACACCGCTCATGGTGAACAACGAAGCAGCCGTTGCCCTCACCTTCTCCGGTCAGGCGGCCGATATGATGTGGGAGAATGAGGAGCTGGAATTCAGTGTTCCTGAAGAAGGGTCCAACCTGTGGTTCGATAACTTCGTGATTCCGAAGACCGCAAGCAACATCGACGGCGCACATGCCTTCATCAACTTCATGCTGGATGCCGAAGTCAGCGCCCAGAATACCGATTATGTCGGCTATTCTACGCCGAACGCAGCAGCCATGGAACTGCTTGATGAAGAAGTCGTCACCGACGAGCGTTTCTACCCGCCGGAAGAGATCCGCGAGCACTTAGAAGTATACGAGAACCTGGGTCTCGAATGGACCGGCAAGTATTCGGAATATTTCTTGAAGTTCAAAATGGCCCTGTAA
- a CDS encoding ABC transporter permease, translated as MNRLPMTARIYLAIVFIILYVPIFYLIFYSFNSGGTMNHFESFTWEHYAAVFEDTRLIVILINTVLIALLSSLLATILGTMGALGIVSLKNKKLRNTLLSLNNVLIVSPDVVIGASFLILFTIIGVRLGFASVLISHIAFSVPIVVLMVLPKLMEMNSSLIDAAHDLGATKRDVLTRVILPYIKPGIFAGFFLALTYSLDDFAVTFFVTGNGFSTLSVEIYSMARTGITLTVNAISGIVFVITLLVVIGYHIILRRSSKDSSNVEVRV; from the coding sequence ATGAACAGATTACCCATGACAGCAAGAATCTACTTAGCGATCGTCTTCATCATCCTGTACGTGCCGATCTTCTACTTGATCTTCTATTCCTTCAACAGCGGCGGGACGATGAATCACTTTGAATCCTTCACATGGGAGCATTATGCGGCGGTGTTTGAAGACACCCGGCTGATCGTCATCCTGATCAACACCGTGCTCATCGCTCTGCTATCCAGCTTGCTGGCGACAATCCTCGGCACGATGGGAGCGCTCGGCATCGTCTCCCTTAAGAATAAGAAGCTGAGAAACACCCTGCTCTCTTTGAACAACGTGCTGATCGTCAGTCCCGATGTGGTCATCGGTGCCAGCTTCTTGATCTTGTTTACGATCATCGGCGTACGTCTCGGCTTCGCCTCCGTATTGATCTCGCACATCGCCTTCAGCGTTCCGATCGTGGTGCTGATGGTGCTGCCGAAGCTGATGGAGATGAACAGCTCGCTGATCGATGCTGCACATGATCTGGGCGCGACGAAGCGGGATGTGCTGACGCGGGTCATCCTGCCTTACATCAAACCGGGTATCTTCGCCGGTTTCTTCCTGGCTCTGACCTATTCGCTCGATGACTTCGCCGTAACCTTCTTCGTCACCGGCAACGGCTTCAGCACATTGTCCGTCGAGATCTACTCGATGGCACGCACGGGGATCACCTTGACGGTGAATGCCATCTCCGGCATCGTCTTCGTAATCACGCTGCTGGTCGTGATTGGATACCATATCATCCTTAGACGTTCCAGCAAAGATTCATCCAATGTGGAGGTGCGCGTATGA